In Candidatus Hydrogenedentota bacterium, the genomic stretch CTGCGCATCGTGCAAAATATACCCAAGTCAAACCATGCCATGGGAGAACCTATGATCGGTTATGAGCGTGAAAATACGCCGCGCATCCCCTTGGGCATCGTTCCCGTGGAAGAGGACGGCAGCGCCTATTTCGAAGCACCCGTCGCCAAACAGTTGATCTTTCAAGCCCTCGATGAAAACTTCATGGCGGTCCAATCCATGCGCTCCAGCGCTTTCGTACATCCCGGTGAACAAATGACCTGCATGGGCTGCCATGAAGACCCTTACGATGCGCCGCAACGAATCGGACATCCCCTCGCCTTGCAGCGTCCGCCTTCCCCATTACAGCCGGAATGCGGACCTCTCGAACCCATCAGTTATTATCGTCAAATAAAACCCATTTTCGAAGAAAGTTGCCTGCCCTGCCATCGTGAACAACAAGCGGGGCTCCAAGATATGTCCTACGAAAATCTCAAGGAAGAGTACAGCTTTTGGTTTGCCGGCGCTATGTTTGGCGATATGACTACCGACTACAGCGGCGTCCACGGCGGATCACGGACCATTCCCGGCCGCTTCGGCGCCCGTGCGTCGAAAATCGGGAAAGCCCTATTCGATGAACATCATAAAGACAGCGTTTCTGACAAGGACCGCCGCCAAATTATCCAGTGGCTGGATTGTAATTCTCTGCGCCTTGGCGCCTATGTACAGGAAGAAGAGCAACTGAAGGGTGAACTGGTTTGGCCGGTTCTAGACGTAGATCCTGAAAACGTGTCCGGCGTCGAGACTGCAACACCGGGACTGAGCGGTAATTTTTGGCACGACCATAAAGACCTGCCCTTGGTGTCTTTGACCGCTGCGAAGGAATAGTGCTCTCATGCGCCCTTAGAAGATGGAAGCGGTGCCTGTTACCAAAAGGGAATTCTATGAGTCATAGGGTATATGGCATAGTAGGATTTCGCTAAAAAGGAGTAGGAACCTATGATGATGCTACGCAGCGTTGCTATCGCTTCCCTTACACTGTTGATCATGACGGGCGCTGTGACGGTTGCCCAAGAAAAGCCGGTCATGAACGAAAGACAAGATCATGAAGATCACTTTACCAACGCGCCTTTGCTCTTAGGCGCCCATCGCTGCGGCCGCAGTGAATGGCCGGAAAATACGCTCGTTGCTGTCCGCGAAGCCTCCGGCCGCTGGCAGCATGTACTGCTGGAAATTGACGTGCAGCTTAGCCGTGACGGACATGTGGTTTTGATGCATGATTTCGCTGTGGATCGCACCACCGACGGCACCGGCTATGTGGGCGCCATGACGCTGGAAGAAATCCGTGCCTTGGACGGCGCCTATCATTTCTCCACAGACGGCGGAGAACACTTCCCCTATCGGGGGAAGGGCGTTACTGTGCCGACCTTGGAAGAGGCTTTCGCAGCGGCGCCCAACCACCGTTTTTTTATTGAGTTGAAAGACGGTGTAACCATCGGAAAAGAAACGGCAGCGGTCATCCAAAAGGCAGGCATGAGCAAGCAATGTCTTGTTGCCTCAGTGAGTCCGGAGTTCCTCATCCAATTTCGGAGTTATGCGCCGGAGGTGGCGACCACCTATGATTTCCTGACCGCGGCAAATATGCTGAGTGCCCTGCGCACGGGCGGATGGGACGCCTACACCCCCGAACATCGCGCCTTTGCCCTCTCGCCGGCGCTGATGGAACGTTTTGATATTACAGCCAAAGAAGTGGCAGCCATCCGAAAAAAAGGGATATTGATTTCACTGTTCACGTTGAACACAGAGGCAGCAATCCGAGATGCGCTGGATTTGGGCGTCGACAATATTCTCACCGATAAACCAAGCCTCCTCGCCGACATACTCGCTCAATCAGAAAAAGAGGCGAAATCAACAGCACCCAAGAACGAATAACCGCGTGATATTTCCCCCTTATCCTTGCCGCGGATCATTCATCACGTGTTTCATCATCATCCTCCCTTTCCCGAACAGGCGGCATATGCTTTAGATAAGGATAGCCACCGTTGACAGACCTCTCTGTATCGTGAGCCCAGATACTTGTAAAGTCCCAATCCACATAGGTGTTATCGTTATAGGGATAGGCCATCCGCGCTGTTGTGCGCCCTTCCCCCTCTGCGCTGGATGTCTGCCCGGAACGCTCCACATCCCAATAACACTTCGTTGTCGTTCCTTCAGCCTTATTTCCCACGAGTCCGCCCACGTCTCTGTTTCCCGTAACAGTCCCTGTCGCGTGGCAGTTGGTAATCGTGTCGTGACGGTTTTCTCCCACGAGTCCCCCCACTTTTTCATTACCTGTGACATTTCCCTTTGCATAGCAATTGGTGATTGTGAAGCAGACACTGTGTCCCACGAATCCACCCACAAACTCGTTTCCCCTGACATTTCCCGTCGCGTAACAGCTGCTGATCTTAGATCTTTTAAACCCTATGAATCCGCCTACAGAATTGATGCCCGTAACATTTCCCGTCGCATGACATTCAGTAATCGTACCGTCGGCACAGATTCCTATGAGCCCGCCCACGTGATTATTCCCCTTGACATCTCCGGCTGCATAGCAATCGGTGATCAAGTCTTGGCAAGTTCCTATGAGTCCCCCCACACCATTGTTCCCCGCCACCGTGGCCTTTGCAAAGCAGTTGGTGACCGTAGCTTTGCTATTGTTGACTCCGATGAGTCCTCCAGCAGACTCATCTCCTGTAACATTTCCAGTCCCATTGCAGCCGATGATCGTGTCATCGTTCCAGCCAACAAGTCCGCCCGCATACATATAGCCGTTGACCGCGCCCGTTGCGTAGCTGTTTTTAATTGCACCCAAGTTCCATCCTACGAGTCCACCTCCGGAACCGGCGCCCGTAACGCTGCCTGTCCCATAGCATTGCGTGATGCTGCCACGGTTCGTTCCCATAAATCCGCCTATGTAATTGCTTCCCAAGACCTCTGCCACCGCGTAGCAGTTGGTGATTGTGCCGCTGCTTTCCCCTATAACTCCTCCCACGTTTTGATCCCCCATGATCTTTCCTGTCGCAAAACAGTGATCGATTGTGCCGTGGCTCCATCCTACGAGCCCTCCCACGCCGGAGGAACCTACGTTGAAGCAGGCTTCCATCCCTATATTTCTTATGGAAGCTCCAGATTCTATTTTACCAAAAAGCCCCACACAATTTTGTTCCGGTCGATTAATTACTAATCCTTTAATAACATACTGTTGACCATCAAAGGAACCGAGGAAAGGATGATTTGAGTTACCAATGGGTGTGAAACCTTTCCCCTCGTTCCAATAGGATGTAACTTCAGCATCTATATCTTGCGTCAGTGCATAACGGCCATCCAGAGGTTTTGCAGCATCGCTGCCAATGCTCTGTAATTCCTCAATAGATGAAATTAATATCACAGATTTTCTCATGTCCCGATCCTCCCATTCATGGAATCATCGTAGCGTAGAAATACCCTTGATTTAAAGGAAAGCGTATTCAAACTAAAATGTGATAACCAGACATTTTTAGAAAATTCTTCTACGCATGCCTAGCTGTTTTTGATTTTTTAAGGACGGCTCTTAGCTTGAGTGTCCCGAGTAAGCGGAATAGTCTGTAGATAGGGATAACCACCGTTGACAGAAGCCTCCGTATCGTGAGCCCAGATAGTTGAAAAGTTCCAGTCCAAATACGTGTCTTCGTCATGAGGATCGGTCATCTGGGCTTTTGTGCGCCCCCCCTCCGCGGTTTCGAATATTTGTCTCGAATGATCTACATGCCAATAGCACCTTGCGACCGAGCCGTGGGTGTGCCATCCGATCAATCCGCCCACGCCTCTTTTTTTCTTGACCGTTCCCGTCACATAGCAGTTCGCGATCGTACTGCCGAAGTTCCATCCGACGAGTCCGCCTACGTTTTCGACTCCTGTGACGTTTCCCATTGCATAGCAATTCGCGACCGTGCCGGAGCAGTTCTCTCCGACGAGTCCACCGGCCTTTTCGTTTTCCGTGTTATTGCTCGATTTATGCCGGTCACCACCCGTCTTGCCCTCACCCTTTTGAAGATCGTCATCACCCTTTATTCCTATGACCTCACCTGTCGCATAGCTGTTGGTGATGACGCCATGGTTGCTTCCGGCAAGTCCGCCGACAGAAACAGCTCCCATGACCTTACCTGTCGCATAACCGTTGGTGATTACGCCGGTGCTTCCGCCCACGAGTCCGCCGGTTAAGATATCTCCTGTGACCTTGCCTGTTGCATAACAGTTGGTGATTACGCCGGTGCTCCCGCCCACGAGTCCTCCAACGAAAAGCTTCCCCTTGACATCGCCTGTTGCATAGCAGTCGGTAAGTGTGCTTTCAAGGCTATTTCCCACGAGTCCACCACTCCAAGCGGAGCCGGAAATATCTACTATTGTGTAGCAATTGGTGGTTATGCCTTCTTTGTTCTCTCCCACCAGTCCTCCTGTGGTAATGTTTCCCTTGACCGCACCTGTCACGTGGCAATCTCTGATCGTGCCGCGAAGATTCTTTCCAACGAATCCGCCCACGAAATTCTCTCCCGTGATCTTTCCTGTCACATGGCAGTTGATGATCGTACCTCCAGTATTTACGCCAACGAGTCCGCCCACGTCTTCGGAACCCGAGATGATACAGTCTTTCAACCCTACGTTTTTTATGGAGGCAGTAGATTCAATTTTACCAAAAAGCCCTACGTCTTCCTGCTCCGGTAGGTTAATTACTAATCCTTTAATGACATGCTGTTCACCGTCAAAGGAGCCGAGAAAAGGATGTTCGGAGTTGCCAATGGGTGTGAAGCCTTCCCCGTCGTTCCAACGGGAGGTAACTTCAGCATCTATGTCATCTGCCAGCCTATAATTACCATCCAAAGGCTTTGTGGCATCGCTGCCAATACACTGTAATTCCTCAATAGATGAAATCAATATCACAGATTTTCGCATATCCCGATTCTCCCGCTAATGAAATGTTTATAGCGTGGCAACATCCTTGATTTAAATATAAAACATTTCAGCTCGAAATTCAACAAAAAAGGTGGCGGATTCAAGGTTGAAATACACCTGGTGTGCCCCGCGTAAACGGATCCCTATATACGGAGAGTTTCCCGGCGATCCCGGGGCAACGCGACTTGACTAGGTCGAAAAGACAATGTTACGATCCGGAATAGATCGTGTGTGACCTTTAGGATAAACATATGGAAACATATGCGAATTGAGGAAGGCTGTATGGAAAAAGGAGAGGCGGAATTTTACTTTCATGAAGCAGATCGCTTATTTAAAGAAGAACATTTCTTGGAAGCGCTGCAGTACTTGGCTGCTCTCGACAATGAGTTTCCCGGGAACTTTAATATCCTTTTCCCCATAGTTCTATGTTGTGAACGACTGGGACGTATAGACGAGGCATATGAGCACTGCTCCCGTTTGTTCGAGCAATTTCCCTCAGAAAATCACCAAGAGAAATTACAGAATTTATATGGGCGTATCTGCCGTCAACAACAAGCACGCATGAGATCCAACGAAGCAATAACCACCGCCACTCCCGCTCATGAATTTGTCAAAGATACACCGAAACATGTTGAACTGAAACGGACCGGGGCGATTTCACTGGGTAACTGGGATCTGCCTTTGGCAAACGTTATTATCGGACTATCCATTTTCGCTGTGTTTTTTGTATTGCTCAGCTTGCTGATCCCAATGGTTCATAACGAAATTTCGGAAGATCAGCCGCATATTCAATATTCGGGTTTTGCGTTGATGCTGTTAATCCAATTCATGTTGGCCTGCATTATCGCCTATGCCGCCCTGTGGGTAATGAATAAGCGTATTCATGAAGAATTAATCTATGACGTGATTGATGTCTGCATCGCGATAATTATCTTCATGCTGATCAGCGCTTTTGTACCACTAATCGGTTTCTTCGTCGGCATCTATTTTCTTGCCCGACACTATGAAATGGGCTTCTGGGAGGCAATAATCTTCCTGTTCCTCCAAGTTATTTTCCACATGCTCTTCCTGTATGTGATGCTTCCCCTAGTCTTCGGAGAAGGGGCGTTGAATTTAATAGAACTGCTGTAGATCTCAATAGATTTCTCCGGTAAAGCAGTAGTTTTAAGCAATCGCGCCATGCCGGACGCTATAACGCTTGCTACGCGTGCCATGAGATGAGTATTGTAAGTTACTGTGCCGTCGTGCAATAATTATATAGGATGTCCCCGGACTTTTCCGGCTGTTCTTACATCAACTTTTTAAAAAGAGGGCGGATTCAAGGTTGAACCTACGCAAGGAAATATTGCCTTTGCTGTGACCTGAGGGGTAAGTTACACCGGATCGCTCACCCCTGCAGTAGAGACCCTTCGGCTGTCCAATCGTATTTGCTGTGTCCGGTACTGCACCGATGCATGACGTCGCATCCTGCCATGTTGCGCACAACGACACAAAATCACCTTTTAATTCCTTTCTGGTTGAGACGTAAAACAACTTATTTCCCTGCTTTTACAGGCTTGTCCGCGATCCTCAAAAATAAGATTTGACTTTTGATCTCTGATTGTCTATTGCAGTTTTATAAAGATGAATCTTACCATGCGTGATTGATAATACTTTGGAGGCCTACTCAACCACAAAATAGGAGGATTTATTCTGTGTTAACAGTATTTGGTAATCGTGCAGGGGGCAGGAGAGTAACTACCTTAGGGACTCTCATTAATGCGGTGATTATCTCCACCTTCCTTCATTTTTCTATCCCCGGGTGGGGATCCTTTCAACTTGCTTATGCGGAACAATTGACAATCACAAGCCAAACTTCCGTAATAAGCTCACCTTGTCAAGCCCCCGCTTTTTGGTCCGGTTGTTATGAGAGTTTCTGTGTTTCATGAGCGCGCCTCCTTCGGCGAATTCTTTTGGGGTCCGATTACCCAGAGAAAAATGGGGACGTGCCTCGTTATAATGTACCTTCCAGATCATAGTCAATTGCT encodes the following:
- a CDS encoding tetratricopeptide repeat protein; translated protein: MEKGEAEFYFHEADRLFKEEHFLEALQYLAALDNEFPGNFNILFPIVLCCERLGRIDEAYEHCSRLFEQFPSENHQEKLQNLYGRICRQQQARMRSNEAITTATPAHEFVKDTPKHVELKRTGAISLGNWDLPLANVIIGLSIFAVFFVLLSLLIPMVHNEISEDQPHIQYSGFALMLLIQFMLACIIAYAALWVMNKRIHEELIYDVIDVCIAIIIFMLISAFVPLIGFFVGIYFLARHYEMGFWEAIIFLFLQVIFHMLFLYVMLPLVFGEGALNLIELL
- a CDS encoding transposase, with amino-acid sequence QLTMIWKVHYNEARPHFSLGNRTPKEFAEGGALMKHRNSHNNRTKKRGLDKVSLLRKFGL